ATGCGCGCCGCGACCCGCGAAACGAAGACGACAGCGGGTGCATCGCATACAGCCGAAACCGGCGCACCTCGTGCAGCGATCAGGCTGCCGACGACGCTGCGAACCGGGCGGAGACGGCCACGAGTGGCGAAAAGACAGTCGGCGGTTCGACGGAACGCGCAGACCTTTTGTTAGAATGGCTCGGAGTATAACATCCAGACCTGAGCCTATGAAACACTCCAGCGGCCGCGCGCATAGCGCTGCGACCCTCGCCACCACGGCGTTTGGCAACGTTGTCGGCGGCGCTGTTGGCCGCGTTACTTTCGAAGCGGCGCGCGCCTTCGCGTGGCGCGTCACGGTCGTTGCCGCGCTTGCCGCCGTGCCGGTCGCGAGCGCTTATGCGCAGAAGGCCGCGGTGATGCCGCAAGGCCCCGCCGTGCGTGACGACACGCCGGAAATCGACGCGTCGATCGCGCAGCAAAACTGGCAAGCCGCACTGTCCCAACTCGATGCCCGAGTCGCCGCGAATCCGCACGACGCACAGGCGAAGTTCAAACGCGCGAACGTGCTCGTGCATCTGAATCGCGACGACGAAGCGATCACCGCGTTCACCGAACTCACCCAGCTGTATCCCGAGTTGCCCGAGCCGTACAACAACCTCGCCACGCTCTTCGCGCGGCAAGGCCGCCTGACCGAAGCGCGCGGCGCGCTCGAGATGGCCACCAAGGTCAATCCGAACTACGGCCTCGCGTTCGAGAATCTCGGCGACTTGTATCTGCGCCTCGCCGATGCCGCGTACCGTCGCGCGGAGAGCCTCGGCAAGGCGAGCGCGCGGACCTCGCAGCGTCTCGCGGAGATCCAGAAGGTCGTCTCACCGGCGCCCGCTGCCGCGGCCTCGCAGCCCGCCGCCGCGCCGACGAACGAGCCCGCCGCGCACCCCACGTCGAATATCACGGACAGCCCGAGCTTCCAGTTCGGCGGCCCGAATGGCTCGCTCGCCATGCCGCCGTACATGGCGCCGTCGCGCTGAGCGGCGGGCTCGTCGCCTGCCGCAGGTTTTCTCCAACCCCGAGGATTTTCATGAAATGGTTGATGTTGGCGCTCGGCAGCGC
Above is a window of Paraburkholderia sprentiae WSM5005 DNA encoding:
- a CDS encoding tetratricopeptide repeat protein — translated: MKHSSGRAHSAATLATTAFGNVVGGAVGRVTFEAARAFAWRVTVVAALAAVPVASAYAQKAAVMPQGPAVRDDTPEIDASIAQQNWQAALSQLDARVAANPHDAQAKFKRANVLVHLNRDDEAITAFTELTQLYPELPEPYNNLATLFARQGRLTEARGALEMATKVNPNYGLAFENLGDLYLRLADAAYRRAESLGKASARTSQRLAEIQKVVSPAPAAAASQPAAAPTNEPAAHPTSNITDSPSFQFGGPNGSLAMPPYMAPSR